In a genomic window of Neoarius graeffei isolate fNeoGra1 chromosome 13, fNeoGra1.pri, whole genome shotgun sequence:
- the si:dkey-261l7.2 gene encoding uncharacterized protein si:dkey-261l7.2, translating to MQMCSCVRARRFRLSFSALETRALHINFTPLRSRAHCRERNRSVRSPGARALTSCCWNTKVPGHVMPQVTGPVLAQLALLLCALPAQYIITQWSSGTAAQRHRATQGWVHTHTLSHTITHSHTPSSLSGAAGPPHSDTGPLRGGYTHTHTPSLTHTHHHHSVEQRDRRTAGPGHSGVGIHTHTLSLTHTITHTHTLTHTHHHHSVEQRDRRTATPGHSGVGIHTHTPHHSLTHTIITQWSSGTAAQRDRATQGWVYTHTHSHSHTPSLTHTLSLTHTITHTHTLTHTHHHHSVEQRDRRTATPGHSGVGIHSHTLSLTHTITHTHTLTHTHHHHPVEQRDRHTATPGHSGVGIHSHTPHHSLTHTIITQWSSGTAAQRHRATQGILDAWKSMRKSYLNATVWVDWVTSWMPKLPLLGAEEEELEEMHGDNMALEILMHSNEHGYFAASEVPRSPRPAYVLHRVGEVVMEIQNHMVGVIVGWDEGLRAPPEWLRRKKYTDSEMKRLKDTPHYKILFSGPDSSSLMIGYLPQNVLQLFEGYRPEIPTLEQYFSHFDGKKFVMLDWLKELYPDD from the exons ATGCAAATGTGCAGCTGTGTGCGCGCGCGGCGCTTCAGGCTCAGCTTCAGTGCGTTAGAAACGCGCGCGCTTCATATCAACTTCACCCCGCTGCGCTCGCGCGCTCACTGCAGGGAGCGGAACAGGTCCGTGCGGAGTCCCGGAGCGCGCGCGCTAACTTCCTGCTGCTGGAACACCAAAGTtccgg GTCACGTGATGCCGCAGGTGACGGGGCCGGTGTTAGCGCAGCTCGCGCTGCTCCTGTGCGCTCTGCCCGCGCAGTACATCATCACCCAGTGGAGCAGCGGGACCGCCGCACAGCGACACCGGGCCACTCAGGGGTgggtacacactcacacactctcacacaccatcactcactcacacacaccatcatcactCAGTGGAGCAGCGGGACCGCCGCACAGCGACACCGGGCCACTCAGGGgtgggtatacacacacacacaccccatcactcactcacacacaccatcatcactCAGTGGAGCAGCGGGACCGCCGCACAGCGGGACCGGGCCACTCAGGGgtgggtatacacacacacacactctcactcacacacaccatcactcacacacacactctcactcacacacaccatcatcactCAGTGGAGCAGCGGGACCGCCGCACAGCGACACCGGGCCACTCAGGGgtgggtatacacacacacacaccccatcactcactcacacacaccatcatcactCAGTGGAGCAGCGGGACCGCCGCACAGCGGGACCGGGCCACTCAGGGGTgggtatacactcacacacactctcactcacacacaccatcactcacacacacactctcactcacacacaccatcactcacacacacactctcactcacacacaccatcatcactCAGTGGAGCAGCGGGACCGCCGCACAGCGACACCGGGCCACTCAGGGGTgggtatacactcacacacactctcactcacacacaccatcactcacacacacactctcactcacacacaccatcatcaccCAGTGGAGCAGCGGGACCGCCACACAGCGACACCGGGCCACTCAGGGGTgggtatacactcacacacaccccatcactcactcacacacaccatcatcaccCAGTGGAGCAGCGGGACCGCCGCACAGCGACACCGGGCCACTCAGGG GATCCTTGATGCGTGGAAAAGCATGAGGAAGTCGTATCTAAACGCCACTGTCTGGGTCGACTGGGTCACGTCTTGGATGCCCAAACTTCC ACTGTTGGGAGCGGAGGAGGAGGAGCTGGAGGAGATGCATGGAGACAACATGGCACTGGAGATTCTGATGCACAGTAATGAACACGGCTACTTCGCAG cttccgAGGTGCCGCGCAGCCCCAGGCCAGCGTATGTCCTGCACCGTGTCGGAGAGGTCGTCATGGAGATCCAGAATCACATGGTGGGCGTGATAGTGGGCTGGGACGAAGGACTCCGAGCTCCTCCAGAGTGGTTAAGGAGGAAAAAATACACAGACTCCGag ATGAAGAGATTGAAGGACACCCCACACTACAAGATCTTGTTCAGTGGCCCTGACTCGTCCTCTCTGATGATTGGATACCTGCCGCAGAATGTACTTCAACTCTTTGAAGGATACAGG